A genomic window from Passer domesticus isolate bPasDom1 chromosome Z, bPasDom1.hap1, whole genome shotgun sequence includes:
- the LOC135289581 gene encoding uncharacterized protein LOC135289581 isoform X21 — protein sequence MSKEISAAVFAAYTVYYSGYYLSHLARHLIRALRNADHERTERTAFSPLAPSTPGEETEEEQIEGYDRKSPSLVTPEPEYAESETEPTAISPLAPSAPGEEAEEEQIEGLDRKSPSLVTPEPEYAEPETEPTAVSPLAPSAPGEEAEEEQIEGYDRKSPSLVTPEPEYAESETEPTAISPLAPSAPGEEAEEEQIEGLDRKSPSLVTPEPEYAESETEPTAISPLAPSAPGEEAEEEQIEGSKRPSLVTPESEYAESVTEPTAISPLAPSASGEEVEEEQIEGLDHKSPSLVTPEPEYAESETEPTVISPLAPSAPGEEAEEEQIEGYDRKSPSLVTPEPEYAESETEPTAISPLAPSAPGEEAEEEHIEGSKRPSLVTPESEYAESETEPTAISPLAPSAPGEEAEEEQIEGYDLKSPSLVTPEPEYAESDIKAEQQAVLPEAQSDTMEVKRKNEEDITRIEEEMTLPQHRGDQQNQVGERVAATPLTKLPLSCFLEKMKEQMDADLQKAQAKWKAREMNQKEEMKIIREKLNPLPQALQKQVQVLTSHLAASEDFQQMSGNEEPQRWRKAQIYKGSVTKPAASASLPKGAFAPRPEKRRRGSLLISRVDRAAAQQQESEDDSLKLLRKMVTMENPTTKYTELGNIGRGTFGDVCRALNNATGGEVAIKKINLQGLRKKELKVNELRIMKMNRNPNLINYLDSYLLGEHLCLVMEYMDGGTLRDVISKCYLSEDETAAISRECLRGLDFLHSNHVIHLDVKSRNILLGTDGSVKLADFGLFAELTPEQNRQSSMACTSGWMAPEVVTGQPYGPKVDIWSFGIVGIEMVEREVPYWNETPGTAELLTARGGGPQLRQPNRFSPCLCDFLSCCLQPDVMCRWSAKDLLQHPFVTSAKPVSTLAALFNLAKKKKKKQEETRM from the exons ATGAGTAAGGAAATTTCTGCCGCAGTTTTTGCTGCTTACACCGTTTATTATTCCGGCTATTACCTGAGTCACCTGGCAC GTCATCTGATCCGTGCACTCAGAAATGCTGATCATGAG agGACAGAACGAACAGCCTTCTCTCCCCTGGCCCCCTCTACTCCTGGAGAAGAAACCGAAGAGGAACAAATTGAGGGATATGACCGCAAGAGTCCATCTCTTGTCACACCTGAGCCTGAATATGCCGAGTCT gagACTGAACCAACAGCCATCTCTCCTCTGgcaccctctgctcctggagaagaagcGGAAGAGGAGCAAATAGAGGGATTGGACCGCAAGAGTCCATCTCTTGTCACACCAGAGCCTGAATATGCCGAGCCT gagACTGAAccaacagccgtctctcccctggccccctctgctcctggagaagaagcTGAAGAGGAGCAAATTGAGGGATATGATCGCAAGAGTCCATCTCTGGTCACACCAGAGCCTGAATATGCCGAGTCT gagACTGAACCAACAGCCATCTCTCCCCTGgcaccctctgctcctggagaagaagcTGAAGAGGAGCAAATTGAGGGATTAGACCGCAAGAGTCCATCTCTGGTCACACCTGAGCCTGAATATGCCGAGTCT gagACTGAACCAACAGCCATCTCTCCCCTGgcaccctctgctcctggagaagaagcTGAAGAGGAGCAAATTGAGGGAAGCAAGCGTCCATCTCTGGTCACACCAGAATCTGAATATGCAGAGTCT gtgactgaACCAACAGCCATCTCTCCCCTGGCACCCTCTGCTTCTGGAGAAGAAGTCGAAGAGGAGCAAATTGAGGGATTAGACCACAAGAGTCCATCTCTGGTCACACCAGAGCCTGAATATGCCGAGTCT gagACTGAACCAACAGTcatctctcccctggctccctctgctcctggagaagaagcTGAAGAGGAGCAAATTGAGGGATATGATCGCAAGAGTCCATCTCTGGTCACACCAGAGCCTGAATATGCCGAGTCT gagACTGAACCAACAGCCATCTCTCCTCTGgccccctctgctcctggagaagaagcTGAAGAGGAGCATATTGAGGGAAGCAAGCGTCCATCTCTGGTCACACCAGAATCTGAATATGCAGAGTCT gagACTGAACCAACAGCCATCTCTCCTCTGgcaccctctgctcctggagaagaagcTGAAGAGGAGCAAATTGAGGGATATGATCTCAAGAGTCCATCTCTGGTCACACCAGAGCCTGAATATGCCGAGTCT GACATCAAAGCAGAACAGCAAGCAGTGCTGCCTGAAGCTCAGAGTGACACTATGGAAGTGAAGAGAAAGAACGAGGAAGACATAACAAGAATTGAAGAGGAGATGACTCTCCCTCAGCACAGAGGCGATCAACAAAATCAGGTGGGTGAAAGAGTGGCAGCCACTCCACTTACAAAACTTCCTCTCTCTTGCTTTTTAGAAAAAATGAAGGAGCAGATGGATGCAGACTTGCAGAAAGCTCAGGCTAAGTGGAAGGCAAGGGAGATGAATCAGAAGGAAGAAATGAAGATCATCCGAGAGAAACTTAATCCCCTCCCTCAGGCTCTACAAAAGCAA GTGCAAGTGTTGACATCTCACCTGGCAGCCTCTGAAGATTTCCAGCAAATGTCTGGCAATGAGGAGCCCCAACGTTGGCGTAAGGCACAG ATCTACAAAGGCTCTGTCACCAAACCTGCTGCATCAGCATCATTGCCTAAAGGAGCCTTTGCTCCCCGACCTGAGAAGAGGAGGCGGGGGAGTTTGCTCATCTCCCGTGTTGACcgagctgctgctcagcaacAGGAGAGTGAGGATGACTCCCTGAAGCTACTGA GGAAAATGGTGACCATGGAAAATCCCACAACGAAATACACAGAACTGGGAAATATTGGCAGGGG gaCTTTTGGAGATGTTTGCAGAGCACTCAACAATGCCACAGGGGGAGAG GTGgccataaagaaaataaatcttcagGGACTGAGAAAGAAGGAATTAAAAGTCAATGAACTCAGGATCATGAAGATGAATAGGAATCCCAACCTGATCAACTATTTAGACAG ctacCTTCTGGGTGAACACCTCTGCCTGGTTATGGAATACATGGATGGAGGCACTCTGAGAGATGTCATCAGCAAGTGCTACCTGTCTGAAGATGAGACAGCAGCCATCAGTCGGGAG tgcctgcgaggactggattttcttcactcgAACCATGTGATCCATCTAGATGTGAAGAGTCGCAACATCCTTCTTGGAACCGATGGCTCTGTCAAGCTGG CTGACTTTGGCCTCTTTGCTGAGCTCACCCCTGAGCAGAATAGACAAAGCTCCATGGCCTGCACTTCGGGGTGGATGGCGCCTGAAGTGGTGACAGGTCAAccatatggccccaaagtggacatatggtcTTTCGGAATCGTGGGCATTGAAATGGTGGAACGAGAAGTTCCTTATTGGAATGAAACTCCTGGCACA GCTGAACTCCTGACAGCCAGAGGAGGGGGACCACAACTGCGGCAGCCAAACCGATTCTCGCCTTGCCTgtgtgacttcctgagctgctgcctgcagccagatGTGATGTGTCGCTGGTCTGCCAAGGAtctcctgcag CATCCATTTGTAACATCAGCAAAGCCAGTGTCCACCCTGGCAGCACTCTTCAACTTGgcgaagaagaagaagaagaagcaggAAGAGACAAGAATGTAA
- the LOC135289581 gene encoding uncharacterized protein LOC135289581 isoform X5, producing MSKEISAAVFAAYTVYYSGYYLSHLARHLIRALRNADHERTERTAFSPLAPSTPGEETEEEQIEGYDRKSPSLVTPEPEYAESETEPTAISPLAPSAPGEEAEEEQIEGLDRKSPSLVTPEPEYAEPETEPTAVSPLAPSAPGEEAEEEQIEGYDRKSPSLVTPEPEYAESETEPTAISPLAPSAPGEEAEEEQIEGLDRKSPSLVTPEPEYAESETEPTAISPLAPSAPGEEAEEEQIEGSKRPSLVTPESEYAESVTEPTAISPLAPSASGEEVEEEQIEGLDHKSPSLVTPEPEYAESETEPTVISPLAPSAPGEEAEEEQIEGYDRKSPSLVTPEPEYAESETEPTAISPLAPSAPGEEAEEEHIEGSKRPSLVTPESEYAESETEPTAISPLAPSAPGEEAEEEQIEGYDLKSPSLVTPEPEYAESETEPTAISPLAPSAPGEEAEEEQIEGLDHKSPSLVTPEPEYAESETEPTAISPLAPSAPGEEAEEEQIEGLDRKSPSLVTPEPEYAKSETEPTAISPLAPSAPGEEAEEEQIEGLDRKSPSLVTPEPEYAESETEPTAISPLAPSAPGEEAEEEKTEGLDRKSPSLVTPEPEYAESDIKAEQQAVLPEAQSDTMEVKRKNEEDITRIEEEMTLPQHRGDQQNQVGERVAATPLTKLPLSCFLEKMKEQMDADLQKAQAKWKAREMNQKEEMKIIREKLNPLPQALQKQVQVLTSHLAASEDFQQMSGNEEPQRWRKAQIYKGSVTKPAASASLPKGAFAPRPEKRRRGSLLISRVDRAAAQQQESEDDSLKLLRKMVTMENPTTKYTELGNIGRGTFGDVCRALNNATGGEVAIKKINLQGLRKKELKVNELRIMKMNRNPNLINYLDSYLLGEHLCLVMEYMDGGTLRDVISKCYLSEDETAAISRECLRGLDFLHSNHVIHLDVKSRNILLGTDGSVKLADFGLFAELTPEQNRQSSMACTSGWMAPEVVTGQPYGPKVDIWSFGIVGIEMVEREVPYWNETPGTAELLTARGGGPQLRQPNRFSPCLCDFLSCCLQPDVMCRWSAKDLLQHPFVTSAKPVSTLAALFNLAKKKKKKQEETRM from the exons ATGAGTAAGGAAATTTCTGCCGCAGTTTTTGCTGCTTACACCGTTTATTATTCCGGCTATTACCTGAGTCACCTGGCAC GTCATCTGATCCGTGCACTCAGAAATGCTGATCATGAG agGACAGAACGAACAGCCTTCTCTCCCCTGGCCCCCTCTACTCCTGGAGAAGAAACCGAAGAGGAACAAATTGAGGGATATGACCGCAAGAGTCCATCTCTTGTCACACCTGAGCCTGAATATGCCGAGTCT gagACTGAACCAACAGCCATCTCTCCTCTGgcaccctctgctcctggagaagaagcGGAAGAGGAGCAAATAGAGGGATTGGACCGCAAGAGTCCATCTCTTGTCACACCAGAGCCTGAATATGCCGAGCCT gagACTGAAccaacagccgtctctcccctggccccctctgctcctggagaagaagcTGAAGAGGAGCAAATTGAGGGATATGATCGCAAGAGTCCATCTCTGGTCACACCAGAGCCTGAATATGCCGAGTCT gagACTGAACCAACAGCCATCTCTCCCCTGgcaccctctgctcctggagaagaagcTGAAGAGGAGCAAATTGAGGGATTAGACCGCAAGAGTCCATCTCTGGTCACACCTGAGCCTGAATATGCCGAGTCT gagACTGAACCAACAGCCATCTCTCCCCTGgcaccctctgctcctggagaagaagcTGAAGAGGAGCAAATTGAGGGAAGCAAGCGTCCATCTCTGGTCACACCAGAATCTGAATATGCAGAGTCT gtgactgaACCAACAGCCATCTCTCCCCTGGCACCCTCTGCTTCTGGAGAAGAAGTCGAAGAGGAGCAAATTGAGGGATTAGACCACAAGAGTCCATCTCTGGTCACACCAGAGCCTGAATATGCCGAGTCT gagACTGAACCAACAGTcatctctcccctggctccctctgctcctggagaagaagcTGAAGAGGAGCAAATTGAGGGATATGATCGCAAGAGTCCATCTCTGGTCACACCAGAGCCTGAATATGCCGAGTCT gagACTGAACCAACAGCCATCTCTCCTCTGgccccctctgctcctggagaagaagcTGAAGAGGAGCATATTGAGGGAAGCAAGCGTCCATCTCTGGTCACACCAGAATCTGAATATGCAGAGTCT gagACTGAACCAACAGCCATCTCTCCTCTGgcaccctctgctcctggagaagaagcTGAAGAGGAGCAAATTGAGGGATATGATCTCAAGAGTCCATCTCTGGTCACACCAGAGCCTGAATATGCCGAGTCT GAGACTGAACCAACAGCCATCTCTCCCCTGgccccctctgctcctggagaagaagcTGAAGAGGAGCAAATTGAGGGATTAGACCACAAGAGTCCATCTCTGGTCACACCAGAGCCTGAATATGCCGAGTCT gagACTGAACCAACAGCCATCTCTCCCCTGgcaccctctgctcctggagaagaagcTGAAGAGGAGCAAATTGAGGGATTAGACCGCAAGAGTCCATCTCTGGTCACACCAGAGCCTGAATATGCCAAGTCT gagACTGAACCAACAGCCATCTCTCCTCTGgccccctctgctcctggagaagaagcTGAAGAGGAGCAAATTGAGGGATTAGACCGCAAGAGTCCATCTCTGGTCACACCAGAGCCTGAATATGCCGAGTCT gagACTGAACCAACAGCCATCTCTCCTCTGgcaccctctgctcctggagaagaagcTGAAGAGGAGAAAACTGAGGGATTAGACCGCAAGAGTCCATCTCTGGTCACACCAGAGCCTGAATATGCCGAGTCT GACATCAAAGCAGAACAGCAAGCAGTGCTGCCTGAAGCTCAGAGTGACACTATGGAAGTGAAGAGAAAGAACGAGGAAGACATAACAAGAATTGAAGAGGAGATGACTCTCCCTCAGCACAGAGGCGATCAACAAAATCAGGTGGGTGAAAGAGTGGCAGCCACTCCACTTACAAAACTTCCTCTCTCTTGCTTTTTAGAAAAAATGAAGGAGCAGATGGATGCAGACTTGCAGAAAGCTCAGGCTAAGTGGAAGGCAAGGGAGATGAATCAGAAGGAAGAAATGAAGATCATCCGAGAGAAACTTAATCCCCTCCCTCAGGCTCTACAAAAGCAA GTGCAAGTGTTGACATCTCACCTGGCAGCCTCTGAAGATTTCCAGCAAATGTCTGGCAATGAGGAGCCCCAACGTTGGCGTAAGGCACAG ATCTACAAAGGCTCTGTCACCAAACCTGCTGCATCAGCATCATTGCCTAAAGGAGCCTTTGCTCCCCGACCTGAGAAGAGGAGGCGGGGGAGTTTGCTCATCTCCCGTGTTGACcgagctgctgctcagcaacAGGAGAGTGAGGATGACTCCCTGAAGCTACTGA GGAAAATGGTGACCATGGAAAATCCCACAACGAAATACACAGAACTGGGAAATATTGGCAGGGG gaCTTTTGGAGATGTTTGCAGAGCACTCAACAATGCCACAGGGGGAGAG GTGgccataaagaaaataaatcttcagGGACTGAGAAAGAAGGAATTAAAAGTCAATGAACTCAGGATCATGAAGATGAATAGGAATCCCAACCTGATCAACTATTTAGACAG ctacCTTCTGGGTGAACACCTCTGCCTGGTTATGGAATACATGGATGGAGGCACTCTGAGAGATGTCATCAGCAAGTGCTACCTGTCTGAAGATGAGACAGCAGCCATCAGTCGGGAG tgcctgcgaggactggattttcttcactcgAACCATGTGATCCATCTAGATGTGAAGAGTCGCAACATCCTTCTTGGAACCGATGGCTCTGTCAAGCTGG CTGACTTTGGCCTCTTTGCTGAGCTCACCCCTGAGCAGAATAGACAAAGCTCCATGGCCTGCACTTCGGGGTGGATGGCGCCTGAAGTGGTGACAGGTCAAccatatggccccaaagtggacatatggtcTTTCGGAATCGTGGGCATTGAAATGGTGGAACGAGAAGTTCCTTATTGGAATGAAACTCCTGGCACA GCTGAACTCCTGACAGCCAGAGGAGGGGGACCACAACTGCGGCAGCCAAACCGATTCTCGCCTTGCCTgtgtgacttcctgagctgctgcctgcagccagatGTGATGTGTCGCTGGTCTGCCAAGGAtctcctgcag CATCCATTTGTAACATCAGCAAAGCCAGTGTCCACCCTGGCAGCACTCTTCAACTTGgcgaagaagaagaagaagaagcaggAAGAGACAAGAATGTAA
- the LOC135289581 gene encoding uncharacterized protein LOC135289581 isoform X20, with amino-acid sequence MSKEISAAVFAAYTVYYSGYYLSHLARHLIRALRNADHERTERTAFSPLAPSTPGEETEEEQIEGYDRKSPSLVTPEPEYAESETEPTAISPLAPSAPGEEAEEEQIEGLDRKSPSLVTPEPEYAEPETEPTAVSPLAPSAPGEEAEEEQIEGYDRKSPSLVTPEPEYAESETEPTAISPLAPSAPGEEAEEEQIEGLDRKSPSLVTPEPEYAESETEPTAISPLAPSAPGEEAEEEQIEGSKRPSLVTPESEYAESVTEPTAISPLAPSASGEEVEEEQIEGLDHKSPSLVTPEPEYAESETEPTVISPLAPSAPGEEAEEEQIEGYDRKSPSLVTPEPEYAESETEPTAISPLAPSAPGEEAEEEHIEGSKRPSLVTPESEYAESETEPTAISPLAPSAPGEEAEEEQIEGYDLKSPSLVTPEPEYAESETEPTAISPLAPSAPGEEAEEEQIEGLDHKSPSLVTPEPEYAESDIKAEQQAVLPEAQSDTMEVKRKNEEDITRIEEEMTLPQHRGDQQNQVGERVAATPLTKLPLSCFLEKMKEQMDADLQKAQAKWKAREMNQKEEMKIIREKLNPLPQALQKQVQVLTSHLAASEDFQQMSGNEEPQRWRKAQIYKGSVTKPAASASLPKGAFAPRPEKRRRGSLLISRVDRAAAQQQESEDDSLKLLRKMVTMENPTTKYTELGNIGRGTFGDVCRALNNATGGEVAIKKINLQGLRKKELKVNELRIMKMNRNPNLINYLDSYLLGEHLCLVMEYMDGGTLRDVISKCYLSEDETAAISRECLRGLDFLHSNHVIHLDVKSRNILLGTDGSVKLADFGLFAELTPEQNRQSSMACTSGWMAPEVVTGQPYGPKVDIWSFGIVGIEMVEREVPYWNETPGTAELLTARGGGPQLRQPNRFSPCLCDFLSCCLQPDVMCRWSAKDLLQHPFVTSAKPVSTLAALFNLAKKKKKKQEETRM; translated from the exons ATGAGTAAGGAAATTTCTGCCGCAGTTTTTGCTGCTTACACCGTTTATTATTCCGGCTATTACCTGAGTCACCTGGCAC GTCATCTGATCCGTGCACTCAGAAATGCTGATCATGAG agGACAGAACGAACAGCCTTCTCTCCCCTGGCCCCCTCTACTCCTGGAGAAGAAACCGAAGAGGAACAAATTGAGGGATATGACCGCAAGAGTCCATCTCTTGTCACACCTGAGCCTGAATATGCCGAGTCT gagACTGAACCAACAGCCATCTCTCCTCTGgcaccctctgctcctggagaagaagcGGAAGAGGAGCAAATAGAGGGATTGGACCGCAAGAGTCCATCTCTTGTCACACCAGAGCCTGAATATGCCGAGCCT gagACTGAAccaacagccgtctctcccctggccccctctgctcctggagaagaagcTGAAGAGGAGCAAATTGAGGGATATGATCGCAAGAGTCCATCTCTGGTCACACCAGAGCCTGAATATGCCGAGTCT gagACTGAACCAACAGCCATCTCTCCCCTGgcaccctctgctcctggagaagaagcTGAAGAGGAGCAAATTGAGGGATTAGACCGCAAGAGTCCATCTCTGGTCACACCTGAGCCTGAATATGCCGAGTCT gagACTGAACCAACAGCCATCTCTCCCCTGgcaccctctgctcctggagaagaagcTGAAGAGGAGCAAATTGAGGGAAGCAAGCGTCCATCTCTGGTCACACCAGAATCTGAATATGCAGAGTCT gtgactgaACCAACAGCCATCTCTCCCCTGGCACCCTCTGCTTCTGGAGAAGAAGTCGAAGAGGAGCAAATTGAGGGATTAGACCACAAGAGTCCATCTCTGGTCACACCAGAGCCTGAATATGCCGAGTCT gagACTGAACCAACAGTcatctctcccctggctccctctgctcctggagaagaagcTGAAGAGGAGCAAATTGAGGGATATGATCGCAAGAGTCCATCTCTGGTCACACCAGAGCCTGAATATGCCGAGTCT gagACTGAACCAACAGCCATCTCTCCTCTGgccccctctgctcctggagaagaagcTGAAGAGGAGCATATTGAGGGAAGCAAGCGTCCATCTCTGGTCACACCAGAATCTGAATATGCAGAGTCT gagACTGAACCAACAGCCATCTCTCCTCTGgcaccctctgctcctggagaagaagcTGAAGAGGAGCAAATTGAGGGATATGATCTCAAGAGTCCATCTCTGGTCACACCAGAGCCTGAATATGCCGAGTCT GAGACTGAACCAACAGCCATCTCTCCCCTGgccccctctgctcctggagaagaagcTGAAGAGGAGCAAATTGAGGGATTAGACCACAAGAGTCCATCTCTGGTCACACCAGAGCCTGAATATGCCGAGTCT GACATCAAAGCAGAACAGCAAGCAGTGCTGCCTGAAGCTCAGAGTGACACTATGGAAGTGAAGAGAAAGAACGAGGAAGACATAACAAGAATTGAAGAGGAGATGACTCTCCCTCAGCACAGAGGCGATCAACAAAATCAGGTGGGTGAAAGAGTGGCAGCCACTCCACTTACAAAACTTCCTCTCTCTTGCTTTTTAGAAAAAATGAAGGAGCAGATGGATGCAGACTTGCAGAAAGCTCAGGCTAAGTGGAAGGCAAGGGAGATGAATCAGAAGGAAGAAATGAAGATCATCCGAGAGAAACTTAATCCCCTCCCTCAGGCTCTACAAAAGCAA GTGCAAGTGTTGACATCTCACCTGGCAGCCTCTGAAGATTTCCAGCAAATGTCTGGCAATGAGGAGCCCCAACGTTGGCGTAAGGCACAG ATCTACAAAGGCTCTGTCACCAAACCTGCTGCATCAGCATCATTGCCTAAAGGAGCCTTTGCTCCCCGACCTGAGAAGAGGAGGCGGGGGAGTTTGCTCATCTCCCGTGTTGACcgagctgctgctcagcaacAGGAGAGTGAGGATGACTCCCTGAAGCTACTGA GGAAAATGGTGACCATGGAAAATCCCACAACGAAATACACAGAACTGGGAAATATTGGCAGGGG gaCTTTTGGAGATGTTTGCAGAGCACTCAACAATGCCACAGGGGGAGAG GTGgccataaagaaaataaatcttcagGGACTGAGAAAGAAGGAATTAAAAGTCAATGAACTCAGGATCATGAAGATGAATAGGAATCCCAACCTGATCAACTATTTAGACAG ctacCTTCTGGGTGAACACCTCTGCCTGGTTATGGAATACATGGATGGAGGCACTCTGAGAGATGTCATCAGCAAGTGCTACCTGTCTGAAGATGAGACAGCAGCCATCAGTCGGGAG tgcctgcgaggactggattttcttcactcgAACCATGTGATCCATCTAGATGTGAAGAGTCGCAACATCCTTCTTGGAACCGATGGCTCTGTCAAGCTGG CTGACTTTGGCCTCTTTGCTGAGCTCACCCCTGAGCAGAATAGACAAAGCTCCATGGCCTGCACTTCGGGGTGGATGGCGCCTGAAGTGGTGACAGGTCAAccatatggccccaaagtggacatatggtcTTTCGGAATCGTGGGCATTGAAATGGTGGAACGAGAAGTTCCTTATTGGAATGAAACTCCTGGCACA GCTGAACTCCTGACAGCCAGAGGAGGGGGACCACAACTGCGGCAGCCAAACCGATTCTCGCCTTGCCTgtgtgacttcctgagctgctgcctgcagccagatGTGATGTGTCGCTGGTCTGCCAAGGAtctcctgcag CATCCATTTGTAACATCAGCAAAGCCAGTGTCCACCCTGGCAGCACTCTTCAACTTGgcgaagaagaagaagaagaagcaggAAGAGACAAGAATGTAA